A portion of the Hydractinia symbiolongicarpus strain clone_291-10 chromosome 10, HSymV2.1, whole genome shotgun sequence genome contains these proteins:
- the LOC130613075 gene encoding fatty acyl-CoA reductase 1-like, with translation MAVSKDRDQDPFTNITIPRFYEEKNIFLTGGTGFIGKVLVEKLLRACPGIKTIYFLVRPKKGLSYQERIEKIFKLPLFSKLNELYPDAHEKLIPVPGDITHRGLGLSDEDRLLLQENVDIIIHSAATVRFDEPLRVAVEMNVIAVKEVMQLAREIKNLEVFCHISTAYSQCNKSKDEEIEERFYPVNVTPEKIIDCLSWMTDDMVSGFTKSLIGGYPNTYTFTKALAESMLEKEATDLPLLLVRPSIVSASVSDPFAGWIDNYNGVSGLIAAVGKGVLRTMHCPQCKNDIVPVDMVTNCIIAAVWYYGITRPSKPLICNCTSGNVNPTTFFAMEKICLPILLSYPYNSIFRRPNFAFTMNRFIHQYWQVISHYIPAIIADGLSILMGSKPRFMNVYRSIDRNLNTLQFFIQNEWRWGNMQYSRILKAVPEEDKENFDFDMRKIDWPKYYENLTLGVKVYLIKDDMSQLPKAIQLQKRYKMVRWLSSTIFILLAGRFFFLKSERFRKLWFEALYAIYRFLQVFRITSVHV, from the exons ATGGCTGTAAGTAAAGATAGAGACCAGGATCCCTTCACTAATATAACAATACCCCGATTTTAtgaagagaaaaatattttcctgaCTGGTGGAACTGGGTTTATTGGAAAGGTTCTTGTTGAAAAATTGTTACGAGCATGTCCAGGAATAAAAACCATTTACTTTCTTGTTCGACCAAAAAAAGGCCTGAGTTATCAAGAaagaattgaaaaaatattcaaactaCCG CTATTTTCAAAATTGAATGAGTTATATCCTGATGCTCATGAAAAATTAATTCCAGTGCCAGGCGACATCACTCATAGAGGTTTGGGTTTAAGTGATGAAGATAGACTTTTGTTGCAAGAAAATGTGGATATCATTATTCATAGTGCTGCAACGGTTCGGTTTGATGAACCCTTAAG GGTGGCTGTGGAAATGAATGTAATTGCTGTAAAGGAAGTGATGCAGTTGGCTAGAGAGATAAAGAACCTTGAG GTGTTTTGCCACATTTCAACTGCATATTCTCAGTGTAATAAATCAAaggatgaagaaatagaagaaAGATTTTATCCTGTCAATGTTACACCAGAAAAAATAATAGATTGTCTAAG TTGGATGACAGATGATATGGTCAGTGGGTTTACCAAATCTTTGATTGGTGGTTACCCAAACACTTACACTTTTACAAAAGCTTTGGCTGAGAGCATGTTAGAAAAAGAAGCAACAGATTTACCGCTTTTATTAGTTCGTCCATCTATTGTTTCGGCATCAGTGTCAGATCCATTCGCG GGCTGGATTGACAACTATAATGGTGTGAGTGGACTTATTGCTGCT GTTGGTAAAGGAGTCTTGCGAACAATGCACTGTCCACAATGTAAAAATGATATAGTTCCTGTTGATATGGTTACCAATTGTATTATTGCAGCAGTGTGGTACTATGGCATTACGAG ACCATCGAAGCCACTTATTTGTAACTGTACATCTGGCAATGTCAATCCAACGACTTTTTTTGCCATGGAGAAAATATGTTTGCCCATTTTATTGTCTTATCCATATAACAGTATCTTCAGAAGACCGAACTTCGCATTTACAATGAACAG gttTATACATCAATATTGGCAAGTTATAAGTCACTATATTCCAGCTATAATTGCAGATGGCTTATCAATATTGATGGGATCTAAACCAAG GTTTATGAATGTTTATCGATCCATTGATAGAAACTTGAACACACTGCAGTTTTTTATACAGAATGAATGGCGA tgGGGTAACATGCAATACAGTCGCATTTTGAAAGCTGTTCCAGAAGAGGACAAAGAA AACTTTGATTTTGATATGCGAAAGATTGATTGGCCAAAGTACTATGAAAATTTAACCTTGGGTGTAaaagtttatttaataaaagATGATATGAGCCAACTACCGAAAGCCATTCAGTTGCAGAAAAG